From the Acidimicrobiales bacterium genome, the window CGCCTCGCCTCGCCGTCGTCTGCGACTGCGCGAACGGCGCGGCGTCCACCCTCGCCCCGCAGGTGCTGCGGAGCGTCGGCCTCGCCGTGCACGCCGTCGCGGCAGAGCCGAACGGCACGAACATCAACGACGGGTGCGGCTCGACGCACCCGGAGCGGCTCGCCGCCGAGGTCGTGGCGCGCCGCGCCGACCTCGGGCTCGCCTTCGACGGCGACGCGGACCGCCTCATCGCCGTCGACCACCTCGGCCAGGTCGTCGACGGCGACCAGCTGCTCGCCCTCTTCGCCCTCGACCTGCACCGCCGGGGCGAGCTCGCGAGCAACGGCGTCGTCGTCACGGTGATGAGCAACCTCGGCCTGCGCATCGCCCTCGAGGCGGCCGGGATCACCGTCGTCGAGACGCCCGTCGGCGACCGCTACGTCGCCGACGCCCTCGACGAGCACGGCTTCGTGCTCGGCGGCGAGCAGTCTGGCCACATCGTCTTCCGGCGCCAGGCGACGACGGGGGACGGGATCCTGACGGCGCTGCGGCTCGTCGACCTCCTCGCGCGCGAGCGGCGGCCGCTCGCCGAGCTCGCCGCAGCGGCGATGGTGCGCCTCCCCCAGGAGCTGCGCAGCGTGCGCGTCCTCGCCCCGAGCCGCCTCAGCGAGGCGGCTGGCGTCTGGAGGGAGGTCGAGGCCGTCGAGGCGCGCCTCGGCGCGCACGGCCGGGTCGTGCTGCGGGCGAGCGGGACCGAGCCCGCCGTCCGGGTGATGGTCGAAGCCGGGACGCACGAGCTCGCCCGCTCGTGTGCCGAGCACCTCGCCGCCGTCGTCGCGCGCGAGCTCGGGGTGGCGAGGCGCTGAGCCGGGCGCGGCGTGCGCCGGCGCGCGCTTAGCCTTGCTCGCGTGTGCGGCATCATCGGGGCGACCGGGGCGGGCGAGCCCTTCGGGGTCATCGCCGCCGGGCTCGCCGCCCTCGAGTACCGCGGCTACGACTCCGCCGGGCTCGCGGTCGTCGACGCCGAGCACGGGCGCCTGTTTCGCGTCCGGGCGGCGGAGCGTGCCCGCTCCCTCGAGCGCCTCGAGCTCGCCCGCGCCTCGGCGCCGGCGGCCGGCGCCGCGATCGGCCACACGCGCTGGGCGACGCACGGGCCGCCGACCGAGGAGAACGCGCACCCGCACCTCGACTGCACCGGCCGGGTGGCCATCGTGCACAACGGGATCATCGAGAACCACCGCGAGCTCGCCGCCGAGCTCGAGGCCCGCGGGCACGCGCGGGCGTCGGCGACCGACTCGGAGGTCCTCGCGCACCTCCTCGAGGAGGAGATCGGCGAGGGCCGCTGCCTCGGCGAGGCGCTGCGCCGGGCGGCCGGTCGCCTGCGCGGGGACTTCGCCGTCGCCGCGATCTCGACGAGCGAGCCGGACTGCATCGTCGCGACGCGCTCGAGCGCGCCGCTCATCGTCGGGCTCACCGACTCGCTCGGGCTCGTCGCGTCCGACGTCGCCGCGCTCCTCGCCACGACGCGGCGCCTCTACGCGCTCGGGGACGGCGAGGTGGCGACGATTCGGCCCGGCTCGCTCGAGGTCGTCGGCCCCGACGGCGCGCCCGTCGTCCCGGTGCCGCTCGCCGTCGACTGGGACGTCGCCGCGGCGCGAAAGGGCGGCTACCCGGACTTCATGTCGAAGGAGATGCACGAGCAGCCGCTCGCGCTCGCCGAGACGCTCCTCGGGAGGGTGGGCCCGGCCGGCGAGACCGAGCTCGAGGAGCTCGAGCTGCGCGAGGCGGACCTCGCCTCGCTGCGGCGCGTCGTCTTCGTCGCGTGCGGCTCGAGCTTCCACGCCGGCCTCGTCGCCCGCCAGGCCGTGGAGGCCTGGGCGCGGCTGCCGGCCGAGGCGGACATCGCGAGCGAGTTCCGCTACCGCGAGCCGGTCCTCGAGCCGGGCACCCTCGTCGTCGCGATCAGCCAGTCCGGCGAGACCGCCGACACCTTGCACGCCGTGCGCGAGGCGCGTCGGCGCGGCGCAGCGGTCCTCGCGCTGACGAACGTCGTCGGCTCGGTGATGGCCCGCGAGGCGGACGGCGCGCTCTACACGCGTGCGGGACCCGAGGTCGGCGTCGCCTCGACGAAGTGCCACCTCGCCCAGCTCGCCCTGCTCGAGGCGTTCGCCCTCCACCTCGCGCGCGTGCGCGGGGCGCTCGGCGGCGAGCGGCTCCGCTCGATCGCACGTGCGTTGCGCGCCCTGCCCGACGCCGTCGCCGCCTCGCTCGCGCGCGCCGCCGACTACGAGGCCGTGGCGCGGCGCTTCGCCGGGGTGGAGGACTTCTACTTCCTCGGGCGACGCGCCGGCCTGCCGGTCGCCCTCGAGGGGGCGCTCAAGCTGAAGGAGCTCGCCTACGTGCGCGCCGAGGCGTACCCGGCGGGGGAGATGAAGCACGGGCCGATCTCGCTCATCGAGCCGGGGGCGGTCGTCGTCGTCGTCGCGACGCGCTCGGCCCTCTGGGAGAAGCTGATGTCGAACGTCGCCGAGATGCAGGCGCGCGGTGCCACGGTCGTCGCCGTCGCCGAGGAGGGCGACGCCGAGACGGCCCGTCGCGTCGACGCCGTCTTGGAGGTCCCGGCGGTCTGCGAGCTGTGCTCGCCCGTCGTCGACGTCGTCCCGCTCCAGTTCTTCGCGTACACGATCGCGCGCGCGCGCGGCAACGACGTCGACCGGCCGCGGAACCTGGCGAAGGTCGTCACCGTCGAATGAGGCGCGCGCAGGCAGGCGTCCTCGGCATCGGGCTCGACGCCGTCGAGGTGGAACGCTTCCGTTCCGCCCTCGAGCGGCGCCCCGAGCTCGCCCGGCGCCTGTTCACCGCCGGCGAGCTCGCGGCCTGCGCGCCCCGGCGGGACCCGGTGCCGGGCCTCGCGGCGCGCTTTTGCGCGAAGGAGGCGGCGATGAAGGCGCTCGGGGTGGGGCTCGGCGCGTTCGGCTTCCACGACGTCGAGGTGGTCCGCACGGCCTCGGGCCGGCCCGAGCTGGCGGTGACCGGCCGGGCCCGCGAGCGCGCCGCCGCGCTCGGGGCTCGCCGGCTCACGGTCTCGCTCACCCACACGGCCCGCCTCGCCTCGGCGGTCGTCCTCGCGTCCGGGGGCTGACGCGTGCAGCCCCTCCTCACCGCCGCGGAGATGGCCGCCGCCGACGAGCGGGCGCGCGCCGAGGTCGGCCTCGAGACGCTCGTCGAGCGCGCCGGGCGTGCGGTCGCCACCGAGGCGATCGGGCTCCTCGGCGGCGCCTACGGTCGGCGCGTCGTCGTGCTCGCGGGCCGGGGCCACAACGGCGACGACGGACGCGTCGCCGCCGCCTGGCTGCGCCGGCGCGGCGCGCAGGTGCTCGTCGTGCCCCTCGCCGAGGCGCCCGCCCAGCTGCCCGCGTGCGACCTCGTCGTCGACGCCGCGCTCGGCACGGGGTTCAGGGGAACCTTCGACGCCCCGGCGGCCCCGCCGGGGGCCGCCGTGCTCGCCGTCGACCTCCCCTCGGGCGTCGCCGCCGACACCGGCGAGGCCTGCGGGCGGCCGCTGCGAGCCGACCTCACCTGCACGCTCGCGGCCCTCAAGCCCGGCCTCGTCCTCGGGGAGGGGCGGGCGCTCGCGGGCAGGGTACGCCTCCACCGCATCGGGATCGACGTCGGCACGCCGGCCCAGCACCTCGTGGGCGACGAGGACCTGGCCTGGCTCCCGGCCCGCGGCCTCGAGAGCCACAAGTGGCAGAGCGCGCTCTACCTCCTCGCCGGCTCGCCCGCGATGGCCGGCGCCGCCGCCCTCGCCGCGTCGGGGGCGGCGCGGGCCGGCTCGGGGATGGTGCGCGTCGGCACCCCGGGCTCGCTCGGACCGGCACCGGTCGCCGAGGCGGTCGCCCGTCCGCTGCCGGCGGAGGGCTTCGCCAGCGACGTCCTCGCCGAGCTCGGGCGCTGCCGGGTCCTCGTCGCCGGCCCGGGGCTCGGCACCGCACCGGCGACGCGCGCCGAGCTGCGGGAGGTCCTGCGCGGCGCGAGCCTGCCGCTCGTGCTCGACGCCGACGCGCTCAACCTGCTCGGCACGGCCGAGGAGGCGGCCGAGCTCCTCGCCGCGGCCGGGGACCCCGCCCGCGCCGTGCTCACCCCCCACGACGGGGAGTACGCGCGCCTCGAGGGCGCGCCGCCCGGGCCGGACCGCCTCGCCGCGGCGCGCCGCCTCGCCCGGCGCACCGGCGCCGTCGTGCTCGTGAAGGGCAGCACGACCGTCGTCGCCCACCCGCTCGGCGAGGCCCTCGTCGTCACGGCCGGCTCGGCGCGCCTCGCGACGGCGGGGACCGGGGACGTCCTCGCGGGGATGATCGGCGCCTTCGTGGCGCGCGGGCTCCCGCCGCTTCGCGCCGCCGCGCTCGCCGCGCACGTCCACGGGCGCGCCGCGTCCGCCGGCCTCGCCGAGGGCCTCGTCGCGTCGGACCTGCCGGCGCTCGTCGCCGCCCACCTGAGCGGACGCGGCGGTGGCTGAGCGGTTCCGGCCCGCCTGGGTCGAGGTCGACCTCGACGCCCTCGAGGCGAACGCCCGGCGCCTCGCCGCCCACGCGGCACCAGCCGCCCTGTGCGCCGTCGTGAAGGCCGACGCCTACGGGCACGGCGCCGTCGAGGCCGCACGGGCCCTCGTCGCCGGCGGGGCGGCCGCGCTCGCCGTCGCGCTCGTCGAGGAGGGCGTCGCGCTGCGCGAGGCGGGGATAGACCGGCCCGTCCTCGTCCTCGCCGAGCCGACCGCCGAGGCGATGGTCGAGGCCGCGGCGCGCGACCTCACCCTCACCGTCTACCGGCCGGAGGGCGTCGCCGCCGCGCGCTCGGCGGCCCGGGCGGCTCGGCGCACGCTGCGCGTGCACCTCAAGGTCGACACGGGCATGCACCGGCTCGGGGCCGACCCGGGCGACGTCCTCGAGCTCGCCGCCGCCGTCGCCGCCGCGCCCGAGCTCGAGCTGGAGGGGGTCTACACGCACCTCGCGACGGCGGATGCCCCCGACGACCCGTTCACCGATTACCAGCTCGCCTGCTTCGCGGCGCTGCGCGCCGAGCTCAAGGCCGCCGGCCTGGCGCCGCCGGTCGCGCACGCGGCGAACTCGGCGGCGACGATCGCGCGCCGCGACGCCCACCTCGACTGGGTGCGCTGCGGCATCGCCTGCTACGGCCTCGCGCCGAGCCTGGAGCTCGCCGAGGCGGTCGCCGCCGTGGGCGGGCTGCGCCCGGCGCTCTCGCTCAAGGCCCGGGTCCACCTCGTGCGCCGCCTGCCGGCCGGCAGCCGACCGAGCTACGGGCGCCTCCAGGCGCTCGCGACGGACAGCTTCGTCGCGGTCGTGCCCCTCGGCTACTACGACGGCGTGCCCCGCGCGCTCTCCCGCCACGGCGGGGAGGTCCTGATCGGCGGGCGCCGGCGCCCGATCGTCGGGGCGGTGACGATGGACCAGCTCCTCGTCGACTGCGGCCCGGCGGGCGACGTCGCTCCCGGCGACGAGGTCGTGCTCCTCGGCCGCCAGGGCGCCGAGGAGGTGACCGCCTGGGAGTGGGCGCAGCGCCTGTCGACGATCGCCTACGAGGTGCTCTGCGGCATCGGGCCGCGCGTGCCGCGGCGCGCGCTGCGCTCGACCGGAGGCGGTGGCCGCTAGCATGCTCGCCGTGTCGGCGCTCGCCGAGCTCGAGCGCGCCGCCCTCGCGTGCACGGCCTGCCCGCTCGCCGCGGGCCGGACCACGGTCGTCTTCGGCACGGGGGACCCGTCGGCCGACCTGATGCTCGTCGGGGAGGCGCCCGGGCGCGACGAGGACCTCGTCGGCGAGCCCTTCGTCGGCCGCTCCGGGCGGCTCCTCGACCGCCTGCTCGAGGAGGAGCTCGGGCGCAGCCGCGCCGAGTGCTACATCGCGAACGTCGTGAAGTGCCGTCCCCCCGGCAATCGCGACCCGCTGCCCGAGGAGGTGGCGGCCTGCCGGCACTTCCTCGACGGCCAGGTGGCGATCGTCGCGCCCCGCGTCGTCGTCACCCTCGGCAACTTCGCGGCGCGCACGCTCCTCGGGACCCCGGACGGCGTCACCCGGCTGCGCGGCCGCACCTACCCCTTCGCCGGCGGCGTCGTCGTCCCGACCTACCACCCCGCCGCGGCGCTGCGCGGCGGCGGCCTCGTGCTCGCGCAGATGCGGGCCGACCTCGTGCGCGCGAAGCGCGCGCTCGCGTCCTGACGTGGGGCCGCACGCCCGCCTCACCCTGCGCTGCCGCGACGCGGCGGAGACGGCCGCGTTCGGGGGCCTGCTCGCGCTCGTCGTGGAGGTCGGCGACGTCGTCCTGCTCTCGGGCGAGCTCGGCGCCGGCAAGACGACCCTCGTGAGCGGCCTCGTCGCCGCGCTCGGCGGGGGGGCGGCGACGAGCCCGACGTTCACCCTCTGCCACCGCTACGACACGGCGCCGGTCGTCTGGCACGCCGACTGCTGGCGGCTCGCCGATGCGGCGGAGGCAGCCGACCTCGCCCTCGACGAGGCCCTCGAGGAGGGCGTCGTCGTCGTCGAGTGGGGAGAGCTCGTCGCGCCCGTGCTCGGCGCGTCGGCGCTTCGCGTCGACCTGGCGCCCGTGCCGGGCGCGCCCGGCGAGCGGGTCGTCGACTGCCGGGGCCCCGCCGCCTGGGAAGCGCGCCTCGAGCGACTGCGCGCCCGGTGCCTCGAGCGCGGCCTCGCGATCCAGGCGGCGAGGGCGGCGCCGTGAGGGTGCTCGCCATCGAGACGGCGACCGAGGAGGTCGGCGTCGGCCTCGGCGTCGACGGGACGCTCGCCGCGTCCGTCGCCGTGCGCTCGGGGCACCGCCACACCGAGGCGCTGCACCCCGCCGTCGAGGCGGTGCTCCGGGAGGGCGGGCTGCGCCCCGCCGACCTCGACGCCATCGCCGTCGACGTCGGGCCCGGGCTGTTCACGGGCCTTCGCGCCGGGATCGCCGCGGCGAAGGCGCTCGGCTTCGCCCTCGGCGTGCGCCTCGTGCCGGTGACGAGCACCGCCGTGCTCGCGCACGCGGCGGCCTGCGCCGAAGCCGCCGTCGTCCCCGTCGTCGACCTGCGGCGCCGGTCGCTCGCCTTCAGCCTGCCGGGGGAGGAGGACGAGCCACGCCTCGGGCCGCTCGAGGACCTCGTCGCCGCGCTGCGCGAGCTCGGCGACGTCGTGCTCGTCGGCGACGGGGCGCTTCGCCGGCGCGAGGAGCTGGCCGCCGCGCTCGCCGCTCGTCGGGGGTCGCTCGCCTTCGCGGGCCGCGAGCTGGCGGCGCCGCCGGTCGTCGCGCTCGCCGAGCTCGGCGAGCACCGGGCCACGCAGGGCGCGCTCGTCGACCCGGCGGCGGTGGTCCCCTGCTACCTGCGCGAGCCGGACGCCCGGGCGAACTTCGCGACGCGCGCCGGCGCGAGCGTCTGATGCTGCGCCGCCGCCGGGCCGTCGCGCCCCCGGCGCCGCCGGGCGAGGTGTCCATCGCCGCGATGCGACGACGGCACGTGCGCGCCGTCGTGGCGATCGAGGAGCGGATCTTCCCCCGGCCGTGGTCCGCCGCGCTGTACCTGAGCGAGCTCGCCGCACCGAAGGGGCGCGCCTACTACGTCGCCCTCGCCGGCGGGGCGGTCGTCGGCTACGCGGGGGCGATGCTCGTCGGGGACGAGGCGCACGTGACGACGATCGGCGTGGCGCCCGAGTGGCAGCGCCGGCGAGTCGGGACGCGGCTGCTCGCGCGCCTGCTTCGCGACGCGCGCCGAGCCGGGGCGCGCTCGGCGACCCTCGAGGTCCGGATGTCCAACACCGGCGCCCAGGAGCTGTACCGACGGTTCGGCTTCGCACCGGCGGGGATCCGCAAGAACTACTACGCCGAGGTCGGGGAGGACGCGCTCGTCATGTGGGCGCACGACGTCGACTCCGACGCCTACGGCGAGCGCCTGGAGGCGATCGAGCGCGCCCTCGCCGCGGCGCAGGAGGAGGCGCAGCGCTGATGGGCGATCGGGCTCGCCTCGTGCTCGGCGTCGAGACCTCCTGCGACGAGACCGCCGCGGCGGTCGTCGCGGGGGGCCTCGAGCTGCGCTCGTCGGTCGTCTCGAGCCAGGTCGACCTGCACGCCCGCTTCGGCGGCGTCGTCCCCGAGATCGCCGGCCGGGCGCACCTCGAGCGGATCGTCCCGGTCGTGGCCGCCGCGCTCGCCGACGCCGGCTGCGGGCCGGACGGGCGCGGCGGGGAGCCGATCGAGGCGGTGGCGGCGACGATCGGACCCGGTCTCACGAGCGCGCTCGTGGTGGGCGTCTCGGCGGCCAAGGCGCTCGCCCTCGCCTGGGGCGTGCCCTTCGTCGGGGTGAACCACCTCGAGGGACACCTGTACGCGGCGCTGCTCGACGACCCGGGCCTCGTCTTCCCCGCCGTCGTCCTCCTCGTCTCGGGCGGCCACACGCTCCTCGTCGCGATGGACGGCCCCGGCCGCTACCGCCTGCTCGGCCGGACGCTCGACGACGCGGCGGGGGAGGCCTTCGACAAGGTGGCCCGCTTCCTCGGCCTCGGCTACCCGGGCGGGCCGGCGATCCAGGCGGCGGCGGCCGGCGGGGACCCCGGCGCCGTCGCGCTGCCCCGCCCGCTGCTCGGCCAGGGCCTCGACTGCTCCTTCAGCGGCCTGAAGACGGCCGTCGTCCGCTACGTGCGCGAGCACCCCGGCGTGGCGAGCGCGGACGTCGCCGCCGCGTTCCAGGCGGCGGTGGTCGACGTCCTCGTCGACAAGGCGCTGGCCGGGGCGCTCGCCGTCTCGGCGCGCTCGATCT encodes:
- a CDS encoding uracil-DNA glycosylase; protein product: MAASMLAVSALAELERAALACTACPLAAGRTTVVFGTGDPSADLMLVGEAPGRDEDLVGEPFVGRSGRLLDRLLEEELGRSRAECYIANVVKCRPPGNRDPLPEEVAACRHFLDGQVAIVAPRVVVTLGNFAARTLLGTPDGVTRLRGRTYPFAGGVVVPTYHPAAALRGGGLVLAQMRADLVRAKRALAS
- the tsaD gene encoding tRNA (adenosine(37)-N6)-threonylcarbamoyltransferase complex transferase subunit TsaD, with amino-acid sequence MGDRARLVLGVETSCDETAAAVVAGGLELRSSVVSSQVDLHARFGGVVPEIAGRAHLERIVPVVAAALADAGCGPDGRGGEPIEAVAATIGPGLTSALVVGVSAAKALALAWGVPFVGVNHLEGHLYAALLDDPGLVFPAVVLLVSGGHTLLVAMDGPGRYRLLGRTLDDAAGEAFDKVARFLGLGYPGGPAIQAAAAGGDPGAVALPRPLLGQGLDCSFSGLKTAVVRYVREHPGVASADVAAAFQAAVVDVLVDKALAGALAVSARSICLAGGVAANGPLRAAVAAAAAERDLHLFLPSPAMCTDNAAMIAAAGHFRLERDGPTPLDAGAEPNLPLAPVPA
- a CDS encoding NAD(P)H-hydrate dehydratase, translating into MQPLLTAAEMAAADERARAEVGLETLVERAGRAVATEAIGLLGGAYGRRVVVLAGRGHNGDDGRVAAAWLRRRGAQVLVVPLAEAPAQLPACDLVVDAALGTGFRGTFDAPAAPPGAAVLAVDLPSGVAADTGEACGRPLRADLTCTLAALKPGLVLGEGRALAGRVRLHRIGIDVGTPAQHLVGDEDLAWLPARGLESHKWQSALYLLAGSPAMAGAAALAASGAARAGSGMVRVGTPGSLGPAPVAEAVARPLPAEGFASDVLAELGRCRVLVAGPGLGTAPATRAELREVLRGASLPLVLDADALNLLGTAEEAAELLAAAGDPARAVLTPHDGEYARLEGAPPGPDRLAAARRLARRTGAVVLVKGSTTVVAHPLGEALVVTAGSARLATAGTGDVLAGMIGAFVARGLPPLRAAALAAHVHGRAASAGLAEGLVASDLPALVAAHLSGRGGG
- the alr gene encoding alanine racemase, coding for MAERFRPAWVEVDLDALEANARRLAAHAAPAALCAVVKADAYGHGAVEAARALVAGGAAALAVALVEEGVALREAGIDRPVLVLAEPTAEAMVEAAARDLTLTVYRPEGVAAARSAARAARRTLRVHLKVDTGMHRLGADPGDVLELAAAVAAAPELELEGVYTHLATADAPDDPFTDYQLACFAALRAELKAAGLAPPVAHAANSAATIARRDAHLDWVRCGIACYGLAPSLELAEAVAAVGGLRPALSLKARVHLVRRLPAGSRPSYGRLQALATDSFVAVVPLGYYDGVPRALSRHGGEVLIGGRRRPIVGAVTMDQLLVDCGPAGDVAPGDEVVLLGRQGAEEVTAWEWAQRLSTIAYEVLCGIGPRVPRRALRSTGGGGR
- the glmS gene encoding glutamine--fructose-6-phosphate transaminase (isomerizing); translated protein: MCGIIGATGAGEPFGVIAAGLAALEYRGYDSAGLAVVDAEHGRLFRVRAAERARSLERLELARASAPAAGAAIGHTRWATHGPPTEENAHPHLDCTGRVAIVHNGIIENHRELAAELEARGHARASATDSEVLAHLLEEEIGEGRCLGEALRRAAGRLRGDFAVAAISTSEPDCIVATRSSAPLIVGLTDSLGLVASDVAALLATTRRLYALGDGEVATIRPGSLEVVGPDGAPVVPVPLAVDWDVAAARKGGYPDFMSKEMHEQPLALAETLLGRVGPAGETELEELELREADLASLRRVVFVACGSSFHAGLVARQAVEAWARLPAEADIASEFRYREPVLEPGTLVVAISQSGETADTLHAVREARRRGAAVLALTNVVGSVMAREADGALYTRAGPEVGVASTKCHLAQLALLEAFALHLARVRGALGGERLRSIARALRALPDAVAASLARAADYEAVARRFAGVEDFYFLGRRAGLPVALEGALKLKELAYVRAEAYPAGEMKHGPISLIEPGAVVVVVATRSALWEKLMSNVAEMQARGATVVAVAEEGDAETARRVDAVLEVPAVCELCSPVVDVVPLQFFAYTIARARGNDVDRPRNLAKVVTVE
- the glmM gene encoding phosphoglucosamine mutase; its protein translation is MTLRFGTDGIRGVANVELTPELALAVGRAAARRLAGDAFLVGSDTRRSSPMLKAALAAGLAAEGRRVVDVDVLPTPGLAFLAASRAVPAAMVSASHNPFDDNGIKLLSSAGTKLPDAEERDVEEELEAIMAGERRPAEPVLGARVGSIAADGRGLEEYAAHLAGSVDLRRAPRLAVVCDCANGAASTLAPQVLRSVGLAVHAVAAEPNGTNINDGCGSTHPERLAAEVVARRADLGLAFDGDADRLIAVDHLGQVVDGDQLLALFALDLHRRGELASNGVVVTVMSNLGLRIALEAAGITVVETPVGDRYVADALDEHGFVLGGEQSGHIVFRRQATTGDGILTALRLVDLLARERRPLAELAAAAMVRLPQELRSVRVLAPSRLSEAAGVWREVEAVEARLGAHGRVVLRASGTEPAVRVMVEAGTHELARSCAEHLAAVVARELGVARR
- the tsaB gene encoding tRNA (adenosine(37)-N6)-threonylcarbamoyltransferase complex dimerization subunit type 1 TsaB; the protein is MRVLAIETATEEVGVGLGVDGTLAASVAVRSGHRHTEALHPAVEAVLREGGLRPADLDAIAVDVGPGLFTGLRAGIAAAKALGFALGVRLVPVTSTAVLAHAAACAEAAVVPVVDLRRRSLAFSLPGEEDEPRLGPLEDLVAALRELGDVVLVGDGALRRREELAAALAARRGSLAFAGRELAAPPVVALAELGEHRATQGALVDPAAVVPCYLREPDARANFATRAGASV
- a CDS encoding holo-ACP synthase, whose amino-acid sequence is MRRAQAGVLGIGLDAVEVERFRSALERRPELARRLFTAGELAACAPRRDPVPGLAARFCAKEAAMKALGVGLGAFGFHDVEVVRTASGRPELAVTGRARERAAALGARRLTVSLTHTARLASAVVLASGG
- the rimI gene encoding ribosomal protein S18-alanine N-acetyltransferase: MLRRRRAVAPPAPPGEVSIAAMRRRHVRAVVAIEERIFPRPWSAALYLSELAAPKGRAYYVALAGGAVVGYAGAMLVGDEAHVTTIGVAPEWQRRRVGTRLLARLLRDARRAGARSATLEVRMSNTGAQELYRRFGFAPAGIRKNYYAEVGEDALVMWAHDVDSDAYGERLEAIERALAAAQEEAQR
- the tsaE gene encoding tRNA (adenosine(37)-N6)-threonylcarbamoyltransferase complex ATPase subunit type 1 TsaE gives rise to the protein MGPHARLTLRCRDAAETAAFGGLLALVVEVGDVVLLSGELGAGKTTLVSGLVAALGGGAATSPTFTLCHRYDTAPVVWHADCWRLADAAEAADLALDEALEEGVVVVEWGELVAPVLGASALRVDLAPVPGAPGERVVDCRGPAAWEARLERLRARCLERGLAIQAARAAP